Below is a genomic region from Thermochromatium tepidum ATCC 43061.
GCTTGACGCCGAGCGAGATGCGCTCGCGTTCGGGGTCGACCGAGAGCACCACGGTCTCAAGCTCGTCGCCCTTCTTATAACGACGCAGCGCATTCTCGCCCGTCTCGTCCCAGGAGATGTCGGACAGATGCACCAGACCATCGATACCGCCTTCGAGACCGATGAAGATCCCGAAGTCGGTGATCGACTTGATCTTGCCGGAGACGTGATCACCCTTCTTGTGGGTCGCAGCGAACTCTTCCCAGGGGTTCATGGTGCACTGTTTGATGCCGAGCGAGATGCGGCGCCGCTCCTCGTCGATGTCGAGCACCATGACCTCGACCTCGTCGCCCAGGTTGACGACCTTGGAGGGATGGATGTTCTTGTTGGTCCAGTCCATCTCGGAGACGTGCACCAGACCCTCGACACCCTCCTCGATCTCGACGAAGCAGCCGTAGTCGGCGATGTTGGTGACCTTGCCGAAGACACGGGTGCCCTCGGGATAACGACGCGAGATGTTGACCCAGGGGTCTTCGCCCATCTGCTTGAGGCCGAGCGAGACACGCTGACGCTCGCGATCGAACTTGAGCACCTTGACCGTGATCTCGTCACCGATCTCGACCACCTCAGACGGATGCTTGACGCGCCGCCAGGCCATGTCGGTGATGTGCAGCAGACCATCGATACCACCCAGATCCAGAAAGGCCCCATAGTCGGTGAGGTTCTTGACCACACCCTTGACCTCCATGCCCTCTTCGAGGTTTTTGAGAAGCTGTTCACGCTCGGCGCTGTACTCTTCCTCGACCACGGCGCGGCGCGAGACCACGACGTTGTTGCGCTTGCGATCAAGCTTGATGACCTTGAATTCTTGTTCCTTGCCTTCGAGATAGGTGGTGTCACGTACCGGACGCACATCGACTAGAGAGCCTGGCAAGAAGGCGCGCACCGTACCCAAATCGACAGTGAAGCCACCCTTGACCTTGCCGTTGATGAGCCCCTTGACGGTCTCACCCTTCTCGTACGCCTTCTCCAGATAATCCCAGGCCGCGAAACGCTTGGCCTTTTCGCGCGAGAGACGGGTCAGGCCGAAGCCATCTTCGACGGCCTCGAGGGCCACCTCGACCT
It encodes:
- the rpsA gene encoding 30S ribosomal protein S1, which gives rise to MTESFAELFEQSLNTTQLQPGTVVVGTVIDITADNVVINAGLKSEGIIPRSQFLNPEGELEVAIGDQVEVALEAVEDGFGLTRLSREKAKRFAAWDYLEKAYEKGETVKGLINGKVKGGFTVDLGTVRAFLPGSLVDVRPVRDTTYLEGKEQEFKVIKLDRKRNNVVVSRRAVVEEEYSAEREQLLKNLEEGMEVKGVVKNLTDYGAFLDLGGIDGLLHITDMAWRRVKHPSEVVEIGDEITVKVLKFDRERQRVSLGLKQMGEDPWVNISRRYPEGTRVFGKVTNIADYGCFVEIEEGVEGLVHVSEMDWTNKNIHPSKVVNLGDEVEVMVLDIDEERRRISLGIKQCTMNPWEEFAATHKKGDHVSGKIKSITDFGIFIGLEGGIDGLVHLSDISWDETGENALRRYKKGDELETVVLSVDPERERISLGVKQLDKDPFSSFVALHEKGSVVKGVVTEVDAKGATITLGEGVEGYLRASEISRDRVEDARTVLKVGEEIEAKFLGVDRKNRTLSLSMKAKDAEDEQSAIKGYSRDASAATATLGDIFKEQMEEAQRGS